From Diospyros lotus cultivar Yz01 chromosome 4, ASM1463336v1, whole genome shotgun sequence, a single genomic window includes:
- the LOC127800411 gene encoding exocyst complex component EXO70B1-like, with protein MDQDDRPEAKTSAEPEIDEEGPRAEVDLEESHPPPDYGRVCQEIDRFILAVSSSSGGEPDVPECVEQFAVLVEAKIESCVSVKWSRFPEENSSSFLDAVDRVWKLLNSLAKFSLESKFAPWINRIGCILQRSMSYLQDEFRSLLEDPKLLDFDLNHESKTKQSSSNSNQEGDPPLPEESGSAGDNNFPGYSEEVILNLNKLAKAMLSAGFETECFLVYIVARRTVLENTVHKLGFDKLSIDDVQKMQWEPLEREIASWNKLIKQYVAVIFPGEHKLSEAVFSDRTPVADRLFGNLSWSVMIQLLNFAEAVAMTKRSSEKLFKFLDIYETLRDVISATGNLRHEESVNELKSEALLICSQLGEAIVLMFCELENSIKAYTGKTPVPGGAVHPMTSYTMNYLQYAFEYRETLDQVFREHQTIQRADSVGGSDYEHNAARAGGGQNSNADQTAKPPPFAIQIHKVMDLLHTNLEEKSKQYKDTSLSLIFMMNNGRYVMQKMKRLPEISKLMGDNWTRKMSSDLRQYHKNYVRETWGRPLNCLNPEGLSVNGKVVKPVLKERFKSFNAMFEEIHKTQSTWVVSDNQLQSELRVSISSVVIPAYRSFLARFSQTFTPGRQTEKYVKHQPEDIETSIENLFDGNAASTGKKKP; from the coding sequence ATGGATCAAGATGATCGGCCGGAAGCAAAGACTAGTGCGGAGCCCGAGATCGACGAAGAGGGGCCTAGGGCTGAAGTGGATTTGGAAGAGTCTCATCCTCCGCCTGATTACGGCCGAGTCTGTCAAGAGATAGATCGATTCATCTTGGCGGTGTCGAGCTCAAGCGGAGGAGAACCGGATGTTCCTGAATGCGTGGAGCAGTTTGCGGTTCTCGTTGAAGCGAAGATTGAAAGTTGTGTTTCGGTGAAATGGAGTCGGTTCCCGGAGGAGAACTCCTCTTCCTTCTTGGATGCTGTGGATCGAGTATGGAAGCTTTTGAATTCGCTCGCGAAGTTTTCGTTGGAATCGAAGTTCGCTCCGTGGATCAATCGAATTGGCTGCATTCTGCAACGATCAATGTCGTACTTGCAAGACGAATTCAGGTCGCTCCTTGAAGATCCAAAGCTTCTTGATTTTGATCTCAACCATGAATCCAAGACGAAGCAGTCGTCGTCCAACTCGAATCAGGAAGGAGATCCACCCTTGCCGGAGGAATCCGGCTCTGCCGGTGACAACAATTTTCCAGGATACTCGGAGGAGGTTATTTTGAATCTGAACAAATTAGCGAAGGCAATGCTAAGCGCAGGGTTCGAAACAGAGTGTTTTCTTGTTTACATTGTGGCGAGGAGGACTGTATTGGAAAACACGGTGCATAAGCTAGGGTTTGACAAGTTGAGTATCGATGACGTTCAGAAGATGCAATGGGAACCATTGGAGAGAGAAATCGCATCCTGGAACAAATTGATCAAGCAGTATGTCGCCGTCATATTCCCCGGCGAACACAAGCTCTCGGAGGCGGTGTTCTCCGACAGGACGCCGGTTGCCGACCGCCTGTTCGGCAACCTCTCGTGGAGTGTCATGATCCAGCTTCTCAACTTTGCCGAAGCAGTGGCGATGACGAAGCGTTCCTCGGAGAAGCTGTTCAAGTTTCTCGATATATATGAGACCTTGCGAGATGTAATTTCAGCCACGGGTAATTTACGCCATGAAGAAAGCGTGAACGAGCTCAAATCTGAAGCTTTGTTGATTTGTAGCCAACTCGGAGAGGCCATAGTTCTCATGTTCTGCGAGCTCGAAAACTCGATCAAGGCCTACACCGGGAAGACTCCTGTGCCCGGCGGCGCCGTTCACCCGATGACTAGCTACACCATGAATTATCTGCAATACGCATTCGAGTACAGAGAAACCCTAGACCAAGTCTTCCGAGAGCACCAAACGATCCAGCGAGCGGACTCTGTCGGTGGATCGGACTATGAACACAACGCAGCACGAGCCGGCGGCGGCCAGAACTCCAACGCCGATCAGACGGCAAAGCCGCCGCCCTTCGCCATACAGATTCACAAAGTGATGGATTTGCTGCATACGAACCTGGAAGAGAAATCGAAGCAGTACAAGGACACTTCGCTGAGCTTGATATTCATGATGAACAACGGGAGATACGTGATGCAGAAGATGAAGAGGTTGCCGGAGATAAGCAAGTTGATGGGAGACAACTGGACGAGGAAGATGTCGTCGGATCTGCGACAGTACCACAAGAACTACGTGCGGGAGACGTGGGGAAGGCCTCTGAATTGCCTGAACCCGGAGGGATTGAGCGTGAACGGGAAGGTGGTGAAGCCGGTGCTGAAGGAGAGGTTTAAGAGCTTCAATGCCATGTTCGAGGAGATTCACAAGACGCAAAGCACATGGGTGGTGAGCGACAACCAGCTCCAGTCGGAGCTGCGGGTTTCGATATCATCGGTGGTGATTCCGGCATACCGGTCGTTCTTGGCGAGGTTCAGCCAGACCTTCACGCCGGGGAGACAAACGGAGAAGTACGTTAAGCACCAGCCTGAAGATATAGAGACATCCATTGAGAATCTGTTTGACGGGAATGCAGCGTCCACTGGGAAGAAGAAGCCATAG